From the genome of Dickeya aquatica, one region includes:
- a CDS encoding SymE family type I addiction module toxin gives MAVRDDKAIQRISQAERYARARFQAVSLQGAWLTEAGFTDGMPLKIRVMPGCMVITAQNTRELWHCLEGLSIEPFDPDAAANWIRHYPGGLKFAK, from the coding sequence ATGGCTGTACGCGATGATAAGGCAATACAACGCATTTCCCAAGCCGAACGCTATGCACGCGCCCGCTTTCAGGCGGTGTCGCTGCAAGGGGCCTGGCTTACCGAAGCCGGGTTTACCGACGGGATGCCGCTAAAAATACGGGTCATGCCCGGCTGCATGGTCATCACCGCCCAGAACACCCGCGAACTGTGGCACTGTCTCGAAGGACTCAGCATTGAACCCTTTGACCCGGACGCGGCGGCCAACTGGATCAGGCATTACCCCGGCGGCCTTAAGTTCGCTAAGTAA
- a CDS encoding CHC2 zinc finger domain-containing protein, protein MGRLTPAELEQLKRGVSLRAVAQSQGHKLKKQGADSVVCRCPFHQENTPSCVITPSKNLYHCFGCGASGSVLDWLQHTERLTYPQTLLRLRELAGTASSLAAAPAPVPASSTVARTPLADLDDDGQALLHQVIDFYHQSLLASPEAQQWLAGRGLTHPELVSHFRLGFAGHHGIGGSAGLLPSSSSHEGKRLREKLAGLGVLRATTKQDHFRGCVVMPVIGWAESASVAQRGRVMQLYGRRVQPDHKILKGSPKHLYLPSPLAGVWNEAALKASSDLILCESLIDAMTFWCAGFRNVTTAYGASGFTADHLAALQYHGVKRVQIAYDRDAAGDRGAESVAAELLEAGIEAWRVRFPPGLDANAYALNSGSPESALGLALEQAAWMGKGTGPGVVFSREMPVSGEREPSSLAAPAGVPAQPVAGELTPSGDLLLTHGPRVWRVRGWQKNTVAEVMKVNVQVRDESTGALHVDSLDLYSARQRQGYVAAAAAELGCEASVIKRECGRVLLMLEQQQARQRQAAEQADATAAVTVSAEDEAAALALLKSPDLAARIVDDLAACGVVGESTNLLTGYLAATSRKLDKPLAVLIQSSSAAGKSSLMEAVLGMMPEEERIQYSAMTGQSLYYLGETSLQHKILAIAEEEGVRQAAYALKLLQSDGELKIASTGKNEQSGELVTREYRVQGPVMLMLTTTASDVDEELLNRCLVLTVNESREQTQAIHAMQRHGQTLAGLLATSEKGYLTTLHQNAQRLLRPLKVVNPYADRLTFLSDKTRTRRDHMKYLTLIQAIALLHQYQRAVKRVGHRGQVIEYIEVEKSDIALANQLAHEVLGRTLDEMPPQTRKLLRLIQAMVGELAQRQGCQPGEVRFTRRDIRAWTNWSDSQLKNHCLRLAEMEYLLLHGGSRGHLLQYELLWDGKSGDDPHLCGLLEVDEHEGSERKSGPVEEKSGLSLPQVRGKSGVEKPASGQTAQGLDAEPVGTESDAVIKRNPTSPAAPLPAVSADVRRWQGSERKSGPVEEKSGLSLPQVRGKSGVEKPASGQTVQGLRAEVVGAESDAVIRGKEKSPSAPLPVTGKTGVTNGQP, encoded by the coding sequence ATGGGACGACTGACACCGGCAGAGCTGGAGCAACTGAAACGCGGGGTGTCGCTGCGGGCTGTGGCGCAGTCTCAGGGCCATAAGCTGAAAAAGCAGGGGGCGGACAGTGTTGTGTGCCGGTGTCCGTTCCATCAGGAGAACACGCCGTCCTGCGTCATCACGCCGTCGAAGAACCTGTACCACTGTTTCGGCTGCGGGGCGTCGGGGTCGGTGCTGGACTGGCTGCAACACACCGAGCGGCTGACCTACCCGCAAACGCTGCTGCGGCTGCGGGAGCTGGCCGGGACAGCCTCTTCTTTAGCCGCCGCTCCTGCTCCGGTTCCGGCTTCGTCAACCGTGGCCCGTACCCCACTCGCCGACCTGGACGATGACGGTCAGGCGCTGCTGCATCAGGTTATCGACTTCTACCACCAGAGCCTGCTGGCGAGCCCGGAGGCGCAGCAGTGGCTGGCCGGTCGTGGTCTGACGCACCCGGAACTGGTGAGCCACTTCCGGCTGGGGTTCGCCGGTCATCACGGCATCGGCGGCAGCGCGGGGCTGCTGCCGTCCTCGTCGAGCCACGAGGGAAAACGGCTGCGTGAGAAGCTGGCCGGGCTGGGGGTGCTGCGGGCGACCACGAAGCAGGACCACTTCCGGGGTTGCGTGGTGATGCCGGTTATCGGCTGGGCGGAGTCGGCGAGCGTGGCGCAACGTGGCCGGGTGATGCAGTTGTACGGGAGGCGGGTGCAACCGGACCACAAAATCCTCAAAGGCTCGCCGAAGCACCTGTATCTGCCGTCGCCGCTGGCCGGGGTGTGGAACGAGGCAGCGCTGAAGGCGTCGTCGGACCTTATCCTGTGCGAGTCGCTGATCGATGCGATGACGTTCTGGTGTGCCGGGTTCCGCAATGTGACCACGGCCTACGGAGCCAGCGGCTTTACCGCTGACCATCTGGCGGCGTTGCAGTACCACGGGGTGAAACGGGTGCAGATAGCCTATGACCGGGACGCGGCGGGCGACCGGGGCGCGGAGAGCGTGGCGGCGGAGCTGCTGGAAGCGGGTATCGAGGCGTGGCGGGTGCGGTTCCCGCCGGGGCTGGATGCGAATGCGTATGCGCTGAACAGTGGCAGCCCGGAAAGCGCGTTAGGGCTGGCACTGGAGCAGGCGGCATGGATGGGCAAGGGAACCGGGCCGGGGGTGGTGTTCTCCCGTGAGATGCCGGTGAGTGGCGAGCGTGAACCTTCTTCCTTAGCCGCCCCGGCGGGCGTACCGGCACAGCCGGTGGCGGGGGAGTTAACCCCGTCCGGCGACCTGCTGCTGACCCACGGCCCGCGCGTGTGGCGGGTGCGCGGCTGGCAGAAAAACACCGTCGCCGAGGTGATGAAGGTCAACGTGCAGGTGCGGGACGAGAGCACGGGCGCGCTGCATGTGGACTCGCTGGACCTGTACAGCGCCCGGCAGCGTCAGGGGTATGTGGCGGCAGCGGCGGCGGAGCTGGGCTGTGAGGCATCGGTCATCAAACGCGAATGCGGGCGGGTGCTGCTGATGCTGGAGCAGCAACAGGCGCGTCAGCGGCAGGCGGCGGAGCAGGCCGACGCGACCGCCGCGGTCACGGTGAGCGCGGAAGACGAGGCGGCGGCGCTGGCGTTACTCAAGTCCCCGGACCTTGCCGCCCGTATCGTGGACGACCTGGCCGCCTGCGGGGTGGTGGGGGAAAGCACCAATCTGCTGACCGGGTATCTGGCGGCGACGTCGCGCAAGCTGGATAAACCGCTGGCCGTGCTGATACAGAGCAGTTCGGCGGCGGGGAAATCGTCGCTGATGGAGGCGGTGCTGGGGATGATGCCGGAAGAAGAGCGCATCCAGTACAGCGCGATGACCGGGCAGAGCCTGTATTACCTCGGTGAGACCTCGTTACAGCACAAGATACTGGCCATCGCGGAAGAAGAAGGGGTGCGGCAGGCGGCGTATGCCCTCAAGCTGCTCCAGTCGGACGGGGAACTGAAAATCGCCAGTACCGGCAAGAACGAGCAGAGCGGCGAGCTGGTGACGCGGGAATACCGGGTGCAGGGGCCGGTGATGCTGATGCTGACCACCACGGCCAGCGACGTGGACGAAGAGCTGCTGAACCGTTGTCTGGTTCTCACCGTGAATGAGAGCCGGGAGCAGACGCAGGCGATACACGCGATGCAGCGTCACGGTCAGACGCTGGCCGGGCTGCTGGCCACGAGTGAGAAAGGCTACCTGACGACGCTGCACCAGAACGCGCAACGGCTGCTGCGACCGCTGAAGGTGGTGAATCCGTATGCCGACCGGCTGACGTTCCTGAGTGATAAAACCCGTACCCGGCGCGACCACATGAAGTACCTGACGCTGATACAGGCCATCGCGCTGCTGCATCAGTACCAGCGTGCGGTGAAGCGGGTCGGGCACCGGGGGCAGGTTATCGAGTATATCGAGGTGGAAAAAAGCGATATCGCGCTGGCGAACCAACTGGCTCACGAGGTGCTGGGCCGGACGCTGGATGAAATGCCGCCGCAGACGCGCAAGCTGTTGCGGCTGATACAGGCGATGGTGGGCGAACTGGCACAGCGTCAGGGCTGCCAGCCCGGCGAAGTGCGGTTCACGCGGCGGGATATCCGGGCATGGACCAACTGGAGCGACAGCCAGCTCAAGAACCACTGTCTGCGGCTGGCTGAAATGGAATACCTGTTGCTGCACGGCGGCAGCCGGGGCCACCTGTTGCAGTATGAGCTGCTGTGGGACGGAAAAAGCGGTGATGACCCGCATCTGTGCGGGCTGCTGGAGGTGGATGAGCATGAGGGCAGCGAGCGCAAGTCTGGCCCGGTGGAAGAAAAGTCTGGCTTAAGTCTGCCTCAGGTTCGGGGCAAGTCTGGCGTGGAAAAACCGGCGTCAGGCCAGACGGCACAAGGGCTGGATGCCGAACCGGTCGGGACTGAGTCAGACGCGGTAATAAAGCGAAACCCAACATCGCCTGCCGCGCCGCTGCCTGCGGTTAGCGCGGATGTGCGGCGGTGGCAGGGCAGCGAGCGCAAGTCTGGCCCGGTGGAAGAAAAGTCTGGCTTAAGTCTGCCTCAGGTCCGGGGCAAGTCTGGCGTGGAAAAACCGGCGTCAGGCCAGACGGTACAAGGGCTGAGGGCGGAAGTGGTCGGCGCTGAGTCAGACGCAGTAATCAGGGGAAAAGAAAAATCGCCATCCGCACCGCTGCCTGTGACCGGGAAAACGGGGGTGACAAATGGCCAACCGTAA
- a CDS encoding helix-turn-helix domain-containing protein — protein sequence MAIRTLPAQGSSTMAASISSEEQRFMTELGRRITALRKDAGLTQVQLAQALNVSQQAVQSWESGRRRIQISALPAVARQLSVSLDALLGDSHTPAPRKRGPASRLEQQIQVIGQLPRSRQKLVSEMLDAVIAQAQQAGADGLDG from the coding sequence ATGGCCATCAGGACTTTACCAGCACAGGGTTCATCCACGATGGCGGCATCTATCAGTAGTGAAGAACAACGCTTTATGACCGAACTCGGCAGGCGTATCACCGCCCTGCGTAAAGACGCCGGACTCACTCAGGTTCAGCTTGCACAGGCACTGAACGTTTCCCAGCAGGCTGTTCAGTCATGGGAGTCCGGGCGGCGGCGGATACAGATTTCAGCGCTGCCTGCCGTGGCAAGACAGCTTTCCGTTTCTCTTGATGCCCTGCTGGGCGACAGCCATACCCCGGCACCGCGCAAGCGCGGCCCGGCATCACGACTGGAGCAGCAGATTCAGGTGATAGGCCAGTTGCCCAGAAGCAGGCAGAAGCTGGTGTCGGAGATGCTCGACGCCGTGATTGCTCAGGCGCAACAGGCAGGAGCGGACGGGCTGGACGGCTAA